The DNA sequence GCCACTCACCATGTCCAGTTCAGGAATTAAATCCAGGGAATCCGTACATCAAACTTGATTCCGGATTCCTGGCAATCTGGAGCGTGCTTCTGTGAGGCGGTCCGAAGCTCGTGTGCCACGTGCGTGTCACGTGCCAGATAATCATTTGTCCCGTCCATCGTGTCCTACTTTCATCTGATGTCGCTAATttatcttcatttgtaagtgaaatatcttatgttcgattctcgtcaaagataAATTTAAAATACATTATTGTTAGCTTATAGTCAGGCTAAACTCAAcccttccccttagtgtagataatatcgtttgtcaaaaaaaaaatcatctcttgtcttcttctttgctTTCACACATTCTGCCCCTGTATTATCTCTAAATTACAATTCTGCATTTTCCTTCGAAAATAAAATGATGCCCAATAGTaaatactaaaaaataaaatagaatgagaataaaatttcaaataaaccttAACAATACATTAAATGGGTATATAAGAcacaaatttaatataaatgcaaggaaaaaatgctaaggagactctcaaaAGTCAGATTCTTCATAGACTTTCTAACACTTCATGTTTTtttcacaatattttataattttggcaTGGAAATGATGTTACTGTGATGTGGCAAGAGTCTATGTAgagtccactttgaaagaacctCCTAAACATTTCTCAAATGGAAAAACAATAACGTAAATACAACTAAACTAAAGCAAACAAAATCCGCACTAATAACAAAAGAAACTGACCAAAATCACAAACGTTAAAATAACTGCAGAAACTTTAACGTAAATACAGCTAAACTAAAGCCGACAAAATCTGcacaaataacaataaaaaccCATCGAAATCTAGTGTAATCCATGTGCAGCCCAAAACTACCATAATTCTGAAAGGTAGTACACAAGACTACATTCTCTACAAATCCACAAGATGGTACACTATCATAATATAAGTAGAGAGACATTGAGAGCTATACTATAAAGTGGTACATTAACACTGTCATCACTTATATTGTACAACATAAAGCATCACATTTTGTTCCGAGTACACACAAAATTTATCCATCAACATAGCCTAGCTCTTTGTAATTTCTGGTGGTTAATTCTAATGATTTGACTTTAATTTGCTTCCCAAAGTgttaaacacctaaaaccccTGGAATCCAGCGTGTCTATGAGTCAGATTGTATTACCAAATCTAACCGATTGCCTTGCAAACATATAAAAGTGGATTAGCTTTATATTTTATTACCATGGTCGGTTCGTAATATAAGTCTGCATGCAGGGTTGTAGTAAAAGAGGAAAGCACAAAAACAGTCAGCTGGTTTTCTACTTTTCCCTGAGCACTTTTTAACCTAAACTGGAAGGTGGCACACAAAACCTCCGGTTTTCGACTCGCAATCCTCCAAAAACCACTGCGCACCACCCCCGAAATGCCGGAAATGCCCCTCACCAACTCTGTTAAATACACCTCCAATCTCCTCCATTCACATTGTAGTTTGGAGAGAATGAGAATGAGCTGCAACGGATGCAGGGTGCTTCGCAAAGGGTGCAGCGACGAATGCGAGATCAGACCCTGCATTGAGTGGATCAAATCCTCCGAGTCCCAAGCCAACGCCACACTTTTTCTTGCCAAATTCTATGGCCGCGCTGGCCTCCTCAATCTCATCAATGCTGGCTCCCCAGCCCTCCGCCCTGGTAAGTGAAAAATTAATCCAAACTCATTTCAATATTGCATGCACATATGAGCTAAGTCAGTCGCACCATTCTGTTTGTTTCTAATTTCgagttgaataaattaaaaaacagaATTAACTAGGAATGTGTAGACTTtgcaatttgaaaagaaaaaacaaacagatgttagaaaattatttataaaaaaaaaataatatcgcccatattcaattaatttatacgattttcttttaaaaaaaatgataatgaTTTGTTCTCCTTCCTTCAAATtacaattttgaattttctaaaaTTGTTTGTGATTTTCTATTAGCTATTTTCAAGTCGTTATTGTACGAGGCGTGTGGACGGATCGTGAACCCGACGTACGGCTCGGTGGGGTTGATGTGGTCCGGGGGCTGGAACCAATGCCAGGCAGCCGTTGATGCAGTTCTTGAAGGATCGCCCATCATAGGAATTGATGCGGATGTGCTGAAGCGGAACACGAATCCGAACCTGGATCCTCCTCACAAATCCGGGGACATACGCCACGTGTCCAGGGACCCAACCTCGGGCCGTTCCTCTCATAACAAAGCTACAACCCGGAACAAGCTCAAGAGGTCCATGAACCGGCCCAAAATCCAACCAGAATCTGCAACCGGGTCAAACACCAAGAGTTTGGCACAACTCTGTAATGTTCCAGACCCGGATGATTTGTACCCGATTCCGCAAGGAAACGGGTCTAGCGGAGATCAACAAGCTGCTGATGATCAAGATGGAGAGGTAGGGTTGGAGCTGACTCTTGGTCTTGGGTTACCTCCTCTAACccatcttaattaattaattagttattaaGTTTGTGATGTGGATGTTTGAGGGAGTGACAAGTGGAAAGGAAAGTTACGAGGAGTAAAGCACAAATGAGCTTCATGCAATGCGGGAAGGGATCTGAGTTGGTTGTGTTTTTACTGCTGTTCCTTTTTGTGTTACTTTTTTGCTTAGAAAATCTGTGTCGGCTAAAATTTTGAGTGGAGTTCTGTTTTGGTGTAAGAGAATTAGGACAGATGTATACATATATGCGCAAGCAAAAACATTTACTTTAGATTTCGCATTTGGCGATTCATATATGTAAATTTCAGTCAAGATCGTTAATGTACCAGTTCTTCACCGAAAGTGTGAATtgatttcctttttattttgaataattaaattgaatataaCATTACGAATACAACATCACCATCCTGAAAAAGACTAGGAATCTTCGAAGAACAAGAGGATTAGGCAAGTCAAACTACGCGTAAAGCTGGCAAGTCAAATTACGCGCAAAGCTGATACGGAACCCAAGTTCTATCAAGCCTAGAGAACAATTGGAGAGAAGCAACCCCCGATACTAATGATCGTCACAAAAGGAACACATGCATTTGTAGGTCTAATAAATTGCAAGTCATATATCAGTCCCTTCTTTCGTCTCACAAGACTAGTTGTCGAATCTAAAGAAACAAGTGACGGGTAATGTGTTTGTGGGTTCCGAGTCATATGAACAcaaaaactaagaaaagacacTTGCATGGATGACACGGAATAATTTTATCAGAGATGCCAACGCAGGATACTTCATGTCTTGTGCTGTAACTCAATCTCTGCAATACCAAATAAGAAAACTGAATTCCCATTTTAAGTTTTGCTCGATTATCTTTGAAAATAATCCGCAACCTGCGTAGACCTTGTTTTGGATGCACAAATggattaataaattaatcattttACAATAAACAAATGCAGAGGTGTTAATTGACTACGTTTTTtcaaggagaaattaggttctcatcattccgtttactacttcattgattaaaaccttattcttttttaatttttgattaaAGTCCTTGTTATTAAtaacataattaattatttcaataataaaatatttttatttctaaatatattcatttaatgttaaaaatgttacaattagtatatttatatttatggctaaattttttatcatatatttttaactTCAGTTtgcacccatttttaatttgcaatccttttttaatttgtaccaattttcttttcagttttaatttgtacccgtatattaatttctttttttgcccgtattttataaagttttgtttgtatttgtacccatattttttttatttatatgtacccatttttaattttgctaaatgtacccatgctaattatatgtaccattcatgtaatttttttcaaatttttaatcttaaaatgtactcattcttaaatataccaatttgttatatgtaaaatgtaccctttttttatataaaatctattcaattttttttctaatccatttttaaacttatatggatacattcttttttctttgatttgagaatgtatccatgttaagtttaatcgaagaaatttactaattttattaagcctaatatcatcttcttctttttttttgtgattttgaagaatgtacccatgttttgatacaataatttttttgttaattttgatgaatgtacccatgtttatatatatatagacacacacacacaatagtatatttatattttaatatttttaatcccacaaattatggttttcatttaaaatctcattaatataaacaactataaatttcaaatttttatttaaaaaatatagtaacttacatagaaataaattatcacattaatttcagagactttgataaaaaattgaaaaccaacaaagtttcagtcaaagaatatTTACAATTAGGAACAGCATCCCATGTCTCCCTTTTTCCAATGACTGAGAAATTAACCTGGAGTGATTTGCATGAACATATAAATCTAGTGAAACCCATATATATAGCTACCACGGAGAAAATTCGCATCCAAATTGGATGCAAATAATTGCTTCTTTTTTTCCAACAGAAAATTGGGTACGAAAGTTATTGATTATTTATACAACTAAACAAGCAGAGAGCCCACATCTGTAAAATTATGTAGACCTAAAccctatatatatctatatatattcaTGAACTCAgtcaaaaatatttattttattaattaaaggatgTACACGCTGCATGCATGTATACACAAACTCAAGTTTACTACAAGGTAAACTTATGGGCCCGAGCCACCGGTGGACGTTCATTTGGCAAGCACGGGAAAAGCAGATCCGGCAAAGGATGATCTCTTGACAAACCTCCCTTTCATTCTTGGCCTTTTCTCGGCATTCAGCTTTCGAACTTCGTACCTTATTTTCTTCGAGAACAGCCTTGTTCTCCGCTTTTCTCTGTATCTTGACACCCTCGCCTCCCTCCCTCCGTCCACCATTGCCGGATGTACCCCGATTCCGTTCAAATCTCCGTAAGGGTAATGAAGTCCAGGTCCACATACACCCTGCAAGGTTCACAAACATAGTCCTTTGTTAATTCTGTTTATTGTATTCCTCAACATATATAATCAATTATATTAAGCGTTTATTAATCAATTAACGAATTTGAACTTAAGACTTCTTTCAACAAATTATTGCAAATAAGATTTGCACTGAAGACCTCATTTGTATTCATATACATTCCATATTACTTGTATTTTATACCAAGGGAAAAGAATTGAAGACTTAGGGCAAGAAGTACAAACCATGTAGTCAGGCAAAAATTCGGAGTCGAAATCCGGGCGGTCACCGGAGGTCCACGGGGAGCCATCCCAGGCTGTAATCACCGCCTCGTAATCCAGCCTCAAAATCGTCTTCCTCTTCTTGCGGTTATCTGTTGCATCTTCGTCCGCCTCCTCATGTTCATGATCTTCGGTACAATTACTATCGATTCCCACTATCATTTTGTCATCCTGCTCACCGCACGATGCAGGCGAGTCATCATAatcttcaaaattcaaaacaaaaggcTCCCTCATCATATCATTCTCACTCTCCCCCAATTGGCACCCCATAAAATCAACACCGTCTATTCCATCTTGATCATCATCCTCCTCTAACTTCACTCTACCTTTCGATTCCTTTTCTTTACAATCCCTCAACCCTAATCCTTCCATCCCAAAACACTGATCGTCATTGAGGCCCCTCCCCAGCAAACTATCCACGTCAGCCGCGAACTCCGCAAGATCCATGTCGCTCGGAAGCAGAAACCCATCATGGCCGTTAAAATTCGGCAACGACGAAACTGCTTTGGATTGGCTTCCAACATGATCAGAAACAGTACTAAGATTGCTAGCTTCGTAATTCGCCACTGCATCTTCACTAGAGTTACCAGAGTTACTGCACAGCTCCGCAACAGACGGATCGAATATCGGAACCCTATAAAGCAGCTGCTGGTCTTCGTCATTTTCTTCATCGTACGAGTTATTATCGTCTCCCCCAACTTCCGGAACCTGAGGAAACAGGTTCCGGATTCCTTCCTTGGATTTTCCATGATGTGTCATGGACTTCCCGCCCCGCGGCGTTCTCGGCTTCCGCGTGAACCCGCGGTGCCATGACGGTGCCGCCGAGGTCTTCGAAACAGCGGTCGTTCGATCATCTTTGTTGCTAGGTTTGAGAGACGACGCCGTCTTCAAGAGAACCCTTTCGTGCCGTCGGGCCAGGTCGTTGGCGGAGTGCACGGCGGAGTCGCAGGCTTCGCATAAGAAAGCGTCGTCAGCAGCGCAGTACCAACGAGCTCTCTTTTTTATGCAGCTGTCACACGCTCGGGCAGTTTTTCCGCCGACGGCATGTGCCACTTTCTTGctagaattcatcaaaattCGACCCCAGACTTGAAATCCAAAAATCTTTTTGGAGAAAGTTTAAAATAGTGCGAAGTCGAGAATGTGCACAGAACTGTTTGATGAATGCACTTTTGTTTAGGTGAAGAGCGCAAGAAATAATTGGGGTGTGTGTGCGCGCTACACAGCCCTCGCTTTTACAGTGCATATAACAGCGAAGGCAGCTCTTGGATTTGCACTTttggggaggagagagagagagaggattgtACTTTCGGGCCCAGGCGACGCCTTATCTGTATCCTTATTGGTCGAATTTACAAAGCCGATCCGAATCCCCGGCTTCCCATTGGCTACCTCTCCCCATCGACGGATTTCTCGTTTGTTAGTGGATACGGGTCCCACCTCTCACTTTCCGCTGCCTTATTTTTTCTCGACCCGAATTTGAAAAGGACCGCTCTGTTGGTTTGTCAACTCTGCCCCATTAGTCCATCAGTACTACTTGTTTAACTTTCGGACTCTTGCATTCCCTCCATGCATTGCGGTCCCCACAGCGACGTGTCCTCTCAAAAGGTCTTGgattttttggattttatttatCGAAAATCCTTTTCGGAGCGTGATAGGACCAATCAGCCAATAATATCAGTCCACATGCATCAAGATCATCTTCTCACCCTGGACCTGGAGAGGTAACTCATTCAGATAATAAACACAGATCTATCAACCAAAAAGGCAAAGAAAAC is a window from the Malus domestica chromosome 16, GDT2T_hap1 genome containing:
- the LOC103402703 gene encoding LOB domain-containing protein 42, translating into MRMSCNGCRVLRKGCSDECEIRPCIEWIKSSESQANATLFLAKFYGRAGLLNLINAGSPALRPAIFKSLLYEACGRIVNPTYGSVGLMWSGGWNQCQAAVDAVLEGSPIIGIDADVLKRNTNPNLDPPHKSGDIRHVSRDPTSGRSSHNKATTRNKLKRSMNRPKIQPESATGSNTKSLAQLCNVPDPDDLYPIPQGNGSSGDQQAADDQDGEVGLELTLGLGLPPLTHLN
- the LOC103402704 gene encoding zinc finger protein CONSTANS-LIKE 6 yields the protein MNSSKKVAHAVGGKTARACDSCIKKRARWYCAADDAFLCEACDSAVHSANDLARRHERVLLKTASSLKPSNKDDRTTAVSKTSAAPSWHRGFTRKPRTPRGGKSMTHHGKSKEGIRNLFPQVPEVGGDDNNSYDEENDEDQQLLYRVPIFDPSVAELCSNSGNSSEDAVANYEASNLSTVSDHVGSQSKAVSSLPNFNGHDGFLLPSDMDLAEFAADVDSLLGRGLNDDQCFGMEGLGLRDCKEKESKGRVKLEEDDDQDGIDGVDFMGCQLGESENDMMREPFVLNFEDYDDSPASCGEQDDKMIVGIDSNCTEDHEHEEADEDATDNRKKRKTILRLDYEAVITAWDGSPWTSGDRPDFDSEFLPDYMGVCGPGLHYPYGDLNGIGVHPAMVDGGREARVSRYREKRRTRLFSKKIRYEVRKLNAEKRPRMKGRFVKRSSFAGSAFPVLAK